CAAACGCTCTCAATCGCTTGGTTAAGGAACTCGGGCTGATTGTACGCAAGCACAATCACCGTTACTAGTGGATTTTCAACAAGACTATTGCTGATCATTTCGACCTATTATTCTGTTTTCTGGAACTGATTATCGATAGTCTATAAAACGGAAGCCAGGCAAAAAGCGCATAGGTTTTCCAACTCCATGGCCATACATTCATTGCTTTGATCAGAAGAGCGCTGATATCGGGAAGAGGTTCAGCATTTGACATTCTTATTTTAGCCATCTTTCGGCAAGCCCAAGAAAGGCGGCTGCGAACACAGTTGGTATGTTTGGGGCTTACTCGTTTTATCAGATCCAAAGTATTCGTAAGAACAGCAATACGCCAAAATTCCTGTCGTAGATTTTTGGAGATTTGATTAGGATGCGTACGGTATAGAATGCGAGGTGTTGGATCACATAGAAAGCGATGATTAATCGAGAGCCTAATCCACATATCCCAATCAGTTCCACCAGGTAGGGATTCGTCGAATGGTCCTGTCGCAGTCAAGGCATCGCGTTTGACTAATATGGTGGATGCGCAATGAAGGAAGCAGCCTTGGATAATTTGGCGAACCATATCCCTCGCAGGCGGTTCACTTTTGTACTGTTTTGGGAGTGGCTTGAGGGTGCTATCAGTGAAAATATAATGGCAATAAGCCAGCGCTGCGTCGGGATTTTCGTTCAAAAGGCGCACTTGGGTTTCTAGCTTGTCCGGAAGCCAAATGTCATCATTGTCATGGAAAGCAATAAATTTCCCCTTTGCTTCTTTAACCCCCACGTTTCTTCCTCTGGTATCCCATCCAAAATGTTCGGGTAAGATTATCAAGCGAGCGTTTTCGGGAAGCCGATATTGGCTTGTGATTTCCTCCCCTGAACAATCGTCGATGACAAGAAGTTCGTAATCAGTGAAGGTTTGGGCGCAAACGCCCTCAATCGCTTGGTTAAGGAACTCGGGCTGATTGTAGGCAAGCAAAACTACCGATACTAGCGGACTGCTGATAGGACTATCCATTTGATTTCAACCATTCTTGTTTTGAAGCGTTATATTTTCGCAGAAGCTTTTTCTATCTCGATGATAACATCTTTGGGGAGCGCAAGGCCTGCTGCAACCTGCATCGCTTTGAATAAAGCAATAGGGACGGCACAGGCGCTACAGCAACCTTTAAGCGTCTCGCGAGAAGCTGTAAGGATAATGCCGTCAGAG
The genomic region above belongs to bacterium and contains:
- a CDS encoding glycosyltransferase, whose protein sequence is MDSPISSPLVSVVLLAYNQPEFLNQAIEGVCAQTFTDYELLVIDDCSGEEITSQYRLPENARLIILPEHFGWDTRGRNVGVKEAKGKFIAFHDNDDIWLPDKLETQVRLLNENPDAALAYCHYIFTDSTLKPLPKQYKSEPPARDMVRQIIQGCFLHCASTILVKRDALTATGPFDESLPGGTDWDMWIRLSINHRFLCDPTPRILYRTHPNQISKNLRQEFWRIAVLTNTLDLIKRVSPKHTNCVRSRLSWACRKMAKIRMSNAEPLPDISALLIKAMNVWPWSWKTYALFAWLPFYRLSIISSRKQNNRSK